One Psychrobacillus glaciei genomic region harbors:
- a CDS encoding response regulator transcription factor yields the protein MTVFKILIIDDEELICNALQLVIQEESDMEVVGIGNNGVDALKLLETVLPDLILMDVRMPKMNGIECTKKIKERYPEMLILILTTYNEESFIIDGLAHGANGYLLKGTNFSQLIETIRSTLNGKYILPAEVAIKLSQFLLNTKTAAARNLHKLPLSLIELYALTKREQDILLLLGNRLSVREIANELYISEGTVKNYLTTVYGKLNVSNRYEAINVISGK from the coding sequence TTGACAGTTTTCAAAATATTAATCATTGACGACGAGGAATTGATTTGCAATGCATTGCAACTAGTCATACAAGAAGAATCAGACATGGAAGTTGTAGGTATTGGGAACAACGGCGTTGATGCCCTAAAGTTATTAGAAACAGTACTACCTGACCTTATCCTTATGGATGTGCGTATGCCGAAAATGAACGGTATAGAATGTACAAAAAAAATAAAAGAACGATATCCCGAGATGCTTATCCTTATTTTAACTACCTATAACGAAGAGTCTTTTATTATTGATGGTTTAGCGCATGGAGCGAATGGTTACTTGCTCAAAGGTACAAACTTTTCACAACTAATCGAAACCATTCGTAGTACTTTGAACGGAAAATATATATTACCAGCAGAAGTCGCAATCAAGCTCTCTCAATTTTTGTTGAATACGAAGACTGCCGCTGCTCGAAACCTTCATAAACTTCCACTCTCTCTGATAGAACTTTATGCTTTAACCAAACGGGAACAAGATATTCTCCTCTTATTAGGAAACCGATTATCCGTTCGCGAGATTGCCAACGAGCTATATATTAGTGAAGGAACCGTCAAAAACTATTTAACTACTGTCTACGGAAAACTCAATGTTTCTAATCGTTATGAAGCAATTAACGTAATTAGTGGAAAATAA